A genomic stretch from Bacteroidota bacterium includes:
- a CDS encoding Crp/Fnr family transcriptional regulator: protein MATYLKTSNCVGCQRKFNIFRSLSDEELTIINEYRNEVIFNTGEIMFKQGSPLTHIACLTSGMAKIYIEGFNKKNLILKILLPGEIVGGPGLFVDYVHHFTVATLQDSTACFIHVDAIKEVVSRNSGFAFELLRHVNERDIKNFDKILNLTQKQMPGRMADTLLYLAKAIHKANKFESRLSRQDIADLSAMTKESAIRILKEFKDEGIISVDGDRFEILNENALLNISRKG from the coding sequence ATGGCAACTTATTTAAAAACCTCTAATTGTGTTGGTTGTCAAAGAAAATTCAATATTTTCCGTTCTCTGTCCGATGAAGAACTCACGATTATCAACGAGTACCGTAATGAAGTCATATTCAATACGGGTGAGATTATGTTCAAACAGGGCAGCCCCCTTACCCATATTGCCTGTCTTACATCCGGAATGGCAAAAATTTACATTGAAGGATTCAATAAAAAGAACCTGATCCTTAAAATCTTGCTCCCGGGTGAGATAGTTGGAGGGCCCGGATTATTTGTTGATTATGTGCATCATTTTACTGTTGCCACCTTACAGGATTCAACAGCCTGTTTTATTCATGTGGATGCTATCAAAGAAGTCGTCAGCCGAAATTCAGGTTTTGCCTTTGAGCTCTTACGACATGTTAACGAAAGAGACATAAAGAATTTCGATAAAATACTGAATCTTACGCAAAAACAGATGCCAGGCAGAATGGCCGATACGTTGCTCTATCTTGCAAAGGCCATACATAAAGCGAATAAATTCGAAAGCAGGTTATCACGTCAGGATATCGCTGATTTGTCGGCCATGACTAAGGAAAGCGCCATCCGTATCCTTAAGGAGTTTAAGGATGAGGGTATTATCAGTGTTGATGGCGACCGCTTTGAAATTCTTAATGAAAATGCTTTATTAAACATTAGCCGGAAAGGATAG
- the recO gene encoding DNA repair protein RecO: MIRLFKTRGIVLHQIKYGETSLIVKIYTELFGLQTYLFKGVRGKSSKIKPNILQHGSLVDMVVYHKEKSSIQHVKEIKSALNYQSIPFDIRKSSISLFINELLYKTIYEEESNPALFNFIFETFRFLDVTDRPVANFHLFFAVQLTRYLGFFPQAQNKASENYFDLKEGHFSAYRPVHDNIIPPQLSASFSHLMSAGYEEISCLRLTSEDRMILLDKIIEYYRLHILAFGEIRSHLVLREVLK; encoded by the coding sequence GTGATACGATTATTTAAAACCCGTGGCATTGTCCTGCATCAAATTAAGTATGGCGAAACCAGCCTGATTGTCAAGATATACACCGAACTGTTCGGATTGCAAACCTATCTCTTTAAAGGTGTTCGCGGCAAAAGTTCAAAGATCAAACCCAACATCCTGCAGCATGGATCTCTGGTGGATATGGTCGTTTATCATAAGGAAAAGTCAAGTATACAGCATGTCAAGGAGATAAAAAGTGCCCTGAATTATCAGTCCATTCCTTTCGATATCCGAAAAAGCTCGATCAGTCTTTTTATCAATGAACTTCTATATAAAACCATATATGAGGAAGAATCCAACCCGGCTCTTTTCAATTTCATCTTTGAGACTTTCAGGTTTCTGGATGTAACCGATAGGCCGGTCGCCAATTTTCATCTGTTTTTTGCGGTTCAGCTGACCCGTTATCTTGGTTTTTTTCCTCAGGCACAAAACAAGGCTTCGGAAAATTATTTTGATCTGAAAGAAGGCCATTTCAGTGCTTATCGACCCGTTCATGATAATATCATTCCCCCGCAACTAAGTGCATCATTTAGCCATTTGATGAGTGCCGGCTATGAGGAAATATCATGCCTCAGGCTGACAAGTGAAGACCGCATGATTTTGCTTGATAAGATCATCGAATATTATCGTTTGCATATACTTGCTTTTGGAGAGATACGGTCACATCTCGT
- a CDS encoding T9SS type A sorting domain-containing protein produces the protein MRIFSTFILSVTILAFLFKVSAQEIGIGEWRDHLPYYTGISVTEAGSRIYCATSSAMFYYDKEDNSVQRVTKVSGLSDVGISVINFTPDVQTLVIAYTNTNIDLIKDNQIINISDIKRKPILGNKTINNVTFRDKYAYLSCGFGIVVLDIDKEEIYDTYYIGPEGGQINIWDISFDDHDSIYAATESGIYKASLESPNLADYNSWTKDMSLPLPDVKYNFIEYFSHRIFTNYASDLYGSDSIYVHTNGSWQRFDPGYTTGCQNITSMYNRLVIANNGNVDIYDTTMTRVYFTYLPSNIGLSPLDAIIDKDAFVWIADRYVGLVKTYNSGWTGEVIHPNGPKSPDVFDMSVTGKDVWVVPGGRDGSWNNIWKTGRLFSFIDNEWKTLDAGTVPELDPVRDMVCVAVDPADEKRVYAGSWGYGLFEFFNRELAIVYTDENSSLQPFTGTEKINIGGLCFDDDNNLWVANSNAGSVLSVRSPDGTWQALNLGSLATGIDIGELIIDMSGQKWMLVRDHGLVVFNDNNTISDPSDDRVQKLNANAGNGSLPGLKILSFAVDQDGELWMGSDEGVAVIYSPENVFTGGNYDAQRILVIQDGYVQYLLETEAVTAITIDGANQKWFGTDKAGVFLMSSDGTKQLLHFTEENSPLLSNSITSIVINNNGEVFFGTSKGVISYRSTATPPKPVNNNVYAYPNPVREDYDGPIAIKGLVQNADVKITDVSGTLIYATKAQGGQAIWNGRNFEGDKAHTGVYMVYISNEDGSETIVTKILVIN, from the coding sequence ATGAGAATTTTCAGTACATTCATTTTAAGTGTCACCATTTTAGCATTTCTATTCAAAGTTTCAGCCCAGGAAATTGGCATAGGTGAATGGAGAGATCATTTACCATATTATACCGGTATCTCAGTCACCGAAGCCGGAAGCAGGATTTATTGCGCTACTTCCAGCGCAATGTTTTATTATGACAAGGAGGATAACAGTGTACAACGTGTGACGAAGGTCAGCGGCCTGTCGGATGTCGGAATAAGCGTAATAAACTTCACTCCGGACGTTCAAACCCTGGTTATAGCCTATACCAACACAAATATAGATCTTATCAAAGATAACCAGATCATCAATATTTCAGATATCAAACGAAAACCCATTCTGGGAAATAAAACCATCAATAACGTCACTTTCAGGGATAAATATGCCTATTTATCCTGTGGATTTGGAATAGTGGTATTGGATATCGACAAGGAAGAAATATATGACACCTATTATATCGGACCGGAAGGAGGGCAGATAAATATATGGGATATTTCATTTGATGATCATGACTCCATTTATGCAGCCACTGAAAGTGGTATTTACAAGGCCTCTCTCGAAAGCCCCAACCTGGCAGATTACAACTCCTGGACAAAAGACATGTCATTGCCCTTGCCTGATGTGAAGTACAATTTTATTGAGTATTTCAGCCACAGGATATTTACAAATTATGCCAGCGATTTATATGGTTCCGACAGCATCTATGTTCATACAAATGGTTCTTGGCAGCGCTTTGATCCCGGATATACGACCGGATGTCAAAATATTACATCGATGTACAACCGGCTTGTCATTGCCAATAATGGCAATGTGGATATTTATGACACCACAATGACACGCGTTTATTTTACTTATTTGCCCAGTAACATCGGCTTGTCTCCTTTGGATGCCATTATTGATAAAGACGCATTTGTCTGGATTGCTGACCGTTACGTCGGATTAGTGAAAACATATAACTCCGGTTGGACCGGTGAGGTCATCCATCCGAATGGTCCCAAATCACCTGATGTATTTGATATGTCTGTAACCGGTAAGGATGTGTGGGTGGTTCCCGGCGGCCGTGACGGTTCCTGGAATAATATCTGGAAGACCGGCCGTTTATTTTCTTTCATAGACAATGAATGGAAAACTTTGGATGCAGGTACTGTTCCCGAGTTGGATCCTGTGAGGGATATGGTTTGTGTAGCTGTTGACCCGGCTGACGAAAAGCGTGTTTATGCCGGTTCATGGGGTTATGGTTTATTTGAGTTCTTTAACAGGGAACTGGCAATTGTTTATACCGATGAAAACAGCTCCCTGCAGCCTTTTACCGGCACTGAGAAAATTAATATCGGAGGGTTATGTTTTGATGATGACAACAATTTGTGGGTTGCCAATTCTAATGCCGGTTCTGTATTATCAGTCAGATCGCCTGATGGCACTTGGCAGGCCCTCAACCTCGGATCATTAGCAACTGGAATCGATATAGGCGAATTGATAATCGACATGTCCGGCCAGAAATGGATGCTTGTCAGAGACCATGGCCTTGTGGTATTCAATGACAACAATACGATTTCCGATCCATCCGATGACAGGGTGCAGAAACTTAATGCCAATGCCGGTAATGGCAGTTTACCTGGCCTGAAAATACTGAGCTTTGCCGTGGATCAGGACGGAGAACTGTGGATGGGCTCGGATGAGGGGGTCGCTGTTATCTATTCCCCTGAAAATGTCTTCACCGGCGGGAATTATGATGCTCAGCGTATTCTGGTGATTCAGGACGGATATGTACAATATCTTCTTGAAACAGAAGCTGTGACAGCCATTACCATAGATGGAGCCAACCAAAAGTGGTTTGGCACGGATAAAGCAGGTGTATTCCTCATGTCGTCGGATGGCACCAAACAGTTGCTCCATTTCACCGAAGAAAACAGTCCATTGTTATCGAACTCCATTACCAGTATAGTCATTAATAATAACGGAGAAGTCTTTTTCGGAACATCAAAGGGTGTTATATCCTATCGTAGCACAGCAACGCCTCCGAAACCGGTGAATAATAATGTGTATGCTTATCCCAATCCGGTCAGGGAGGATTATGACGGCCCTATAGCCATCAAAGGACTTGTGCAAAATGCCGATGTAAAGATCACCGATGTCAGTGGCACATTAATATATGCTACTAAGGCTCAGGGTGGACAAGCTATTTGGAATGGAAGGAATTTTGAAGGCGACAAGGCGCACACAGGTGTGTATATGGTCTATATCAGTAATGAAGACGGATCCGAAACCATTGTGACTAAAATACTGGTCATCAATTAG